A segment of the Crassostrea angulata isolate pt1a10 chromosome 10, ASM2561291v2, whole genome shotgun sequence genome:
AAATGTGTGTCTTTTTCTCTATTTGCAAAATTATCTAGCTATACTGCGAAGAAAATCAATGTTTTCTGCGTCGCAAAAGAATTAATCTTTAAAGATATACCTTTATTTACCTTTATCCAGATATGAATGTAAGAATATGGCTCCGATTTGGAAAAAAGGTTATTTACAGTTCAGTTCTAACATATAATGATAaacttgtcatatatatatatatatatatatatatatatatatatatatatatatatatatatatatatatatatatatatatatatatatatatatatatatatatattgtcctTTTATCAGTACGACCCACCCTGTTTACTGTGAACGGACCAGACACTGTTATAGATGAGGGATCTGTACAGACCCTAACATGTACAGCGGACGGCGGAAAACCTCCACCCCTAGTACAGTGGCATCTACTGGGTAAGCCAAACGGCAGATCGAACATAAAACTAGTATCACTGGATCCCGTTTTCTTGCTGTACTGACTGTAATTAGTATACTGTAGGTCCGAACACGAACGGAACCACTTACGTCGGACACGACGTGGACACGGTTCACGCCAACGGCACCATTTCTCGGGTGAACACCCTTAGGTTGACGCTCGACAGGACGATGTATAAGGGGTCTGTGATATGTGACGCCAGCATACAGTATTTCTACCAAGTTCAACAAACAGTGGTTCTGAACGTTAACCGTAAGTGATCGTAATCAAAAGACAGCCCGAAAACCGAAAGAAGTTGTTCTGACGTTTCAGGCTTATGGATTCTTCTTTCTTTGTTTTCCTTTGTTACAGTTGCTCCCCTGGCTCCGGTCTTTGATAGCTTCACCGGATTGTTTGATGATGGGGAGTTAAGAACCATCACGTGTCATAGTAACGGAAGTAGACCTGCAGCAAAAATCTTCTGGATGCTGAATGGCGTTCGAGTTAACAGCACCTTTGTACAAGTAATCAGAAACTCGGACGATACTTACTTGGTCAGAGGGACGTTGATTCGACACCTTACCAGAAACATGGAGAACCAGGCTCTCTCCTGTGTAGTTACAAacccagttttacaaaagaCGTTTATACAAAGTCTCAACCGCTCAGTTGTCCTTCTACCTAATTGTAAGTCATTAAATATTCCCTCGGACGACCGAAACCACTTTTCATCTACCgtgatttaaattaatattatccCCTATACtagtaatattataaaatattaggCCTTTCAACGTTTCAAcgtttatcacataatattctATTTAGAAATTTTGCAAAACAATTTCCTTGTTAAAGCAAACCTTCATTTTCTTCCCAGACTCCCCCTCAATATCCTATTTAGAAATTTTGGAAGACAATTTCCTTGTTAAACccaactttcattttcttcccAGACTCCCCCTCAATATCGGCAGATAACGGAACTAGAACTGTTACAGAGGGGTCACCCCTGGTTCTTCATTGTGATATAGAGGCGCGTCCATTACCAAATCCAAGCCAAACTCTGTGGTTCTTCAATGGATCTCCTATATCGGACTCCAGCTTCAACATCACACGTGTGGACAAATCTGTGTCTAGACTTTCTACAAGTCTGCATGTGCAGCATTTTCATCGGTTTGCACTTTTTTACTTATTATTCTGAAAGTTTTGAACGTTGTGTTTTGACAGacatttacatgtgtattttgttTACAGTGACCAAAGTGGGCAGTATAGTTGCCAGGGTTACAATCATCTGGGAGCAGCTAAAAGTCCTCCTTTGAATGTTCAGGCTCTATGTAAGTTTTACACTCTTTACCATTAAACTGCACTTATCAGGCACGTagtatcgggggggggggggggagtatgtaaaaaattggaatGGAAAGTGAGAGAAATCGAAGTTATAAATATATGGAAAGTGAGAAAAATCGAAGTTATAAATATATACGATGCCAGCGACCCGCGTACCCCCTacgattttgaagattttgggaaattgacttttcccttttttttttttttttgcttatcaagattttttggatgagtctggcccctgCTAATTAACTGAGGAACATTCAAATAAACTTTTCTCTCTCTCCAGATAGTCCCATCTGCTCGTTCTCTGGTGTTCAGAAACATGCCGTTCGCATTGGTGATGACGTTGCACTCACGTGTCGAGTTACAGCCAGTCCAAACAACGTTACCATGCGATGGCGGTATATTCAAAGTAATGCGCCAATAAAAACTGGGCTTTTAGGAGACGTGGAATCCCAGGCCGTGTCCTCAACTACCATCCGCATAGATGTTGCGTGAGTTCATTTTGTGTTCATATATAGCTTTGGCTAGCAGTTTTATTTGTTGGaaatcacaaaaaaatatttcatattcattttatttctgtaGATCGAACAACCAATATTCGGACATTGTTTGCATTGCTACGAATATCGTTGGTGATATGATGTTTCCATGCATGTATCGTATTGTCGAACCCAGTAAGTTTACATGTCATATCATCAAAATTAGCCATCAGGTGGCAAAAAATCTAGGTCGCCTCTGACCTTTatgagtctctctctctctctctctctctctctctctctctctctctctctctctctctctctctctctctctcatgatcgAGTTTCATTGTAGGTCCACCCGAAATTCCTTTCAATTGTTCCACCAAAGCATTGAGCGACACATCCGTGCAGGTAGAGTGTAATCCAGGGTTCAATGGCGGCTCTCCGCAGCACTTCCTGTTACAGATGCTGGACATCTCCACGGAGAGACAGAGCTTCAACACCATCTCTAACTGGTCCTCGCCGTTATTCACAGTCTCTGGGTTAACACCCGGCTCCAACTACACGTTCAGAATGTGTTCTGGATCCAGTGCTTTTGCGCGCACTATCAGTTGCAGTAGACCATTGAAAGTTATTACATCAGCAGCAGGTAAGTAACCGATAAGTCACCCATTTCTGATAACagtgttaaaattttgttttaatttttaaattttttaatatccaTTTCTCTCATTTGAATTAATATTACGCATGTATTTATTTCCGCGATTCCGCCGTTTTATATATCGCAACAATATAAAATTGCAATCACTGaacttttgttataatttcatcACATAAGCCACGCTTGTCAAAAATAGTATTCTATAGTATTCTAGATCTGAGAGGGGTGCTTCTCTTAATTTTAGGTAAACATTAATTTTCGTAATTTAATTATACATATGTACTGCTATAACATTCAAAGGTTTAGCGTCACAACATTAATATTGTCTCCGGCCCTGTACCCCAGGATTTTTGTATTTATCCCCAAAAATTAGTGTCTGACAGATCTGATAGATCTATAATAAATACGTGCTTGGTACCTGGATCTGCGACCTCGATCCACCAAACTGAATAGAATTTTGGGAACTTTAATAAGGTCAATGGTCTTCGAAGATTAACCGTGATACATTCATTGGCTGTAAGACACGTCTCACGGATATAATCTTCGAGTTTCATGTGTCCCCGACACAGGTTACGTCATTAACTGTCATTTCTAAAACCTTTGGGACGATATCTTCTCATTATTTTACAGACAAACTGAGGAATGTCATGAGACAAAATTGTAATTTCTGAATACACCGATCATTTGTCAAGTAGTATGGGGTCTGGTCTAAGTAGTATGGGGTCTGAGTATATGGTACTTATTCTCTTGTGTGTCGAACGTGTacactgtatacatgtagttcgtAGGATGATACACTAGTAGTGATATGACACGCgcatcttacatgtatatacttatgATAGGGTCTATTTCTATTTTGATTAGTTCTACATTCAGTATAGTATACACTATTTTGTCTTcaataaatacaacacataCCGGTATATGCCGTAAGCAATGCTGGGGTTGATTGGCAATGCAACTAAACGCATACAACAGCCACCTGTTATATAAAAGTGTACCTATCATTGACGACGTTTAAAACCggctataaaaaaaaaccatatacgACAAACTGGAAATCTGTGCCCGATGCTGTGTATTTAACTAAGGAGCGCCGGACGTTCATTAAATGCAGTATTTGACCATGAAAAAGCACGACATCAATTGAATACATGTGTTTATAAAtacttatataaatacatattcattattattagattttttaaaatgtgtactCTATAGAGCGCTGCCTTAGAATGATTTTAAAACCCCAATTTAATCTTTTATTCTCATCGGTTCCTATGGCCACGCCCATTTAAGACAGGCATACCAATCGAATACCTCCCAATTATACCTTTTCCTGCTAATCTACATGTACGAAACGCAGGGAAACCCAATTATCGCATACGAGTAGTGTAAATTTGTATCAAGTTTAATTATGTACtttgagaaaaaactttttaaaccaGGAAAATGGTAATTTGACACAGATTATTTTAGATTTCACAGGACTACACGGTGCGTTTCGTGTCCTAAGGGTTGCACTTGTATTATTTGTCTGAAAACACACGTTGTAAATCGATCTTTTGAGATTTGACGAACACTTCTTCAATTACGTTGTAGGGGTAGTCAACAAGAAACGAGTTTCGTCGCCGTCCGAGACCAGTACTACGCCCTACATTATCGGGGGCGTCGTTGGATTTCTTGTGCTGTTGATACTGATATCTGTCTTAGCTTATTGTCTTCACAAGAAGCGAAAGGTTCGTAAAGATGAAAATGATCCTCACAAATCTCAGCCTCAAAATCAACTAAGCATGCCTTCTATGCCCTCTATCACCGACTGTTTCACGCATGCTCAATTCCA
Coding sequences within it:
- the LOC128164530 gene encoding uncharacterized protein LOC128164530; this translates as MLCKMEVSFLVLSVLFVFPATADDDVILAVLGSTVVLDCKIPQTDTLIWDRPDGTVLAIKGAVHQTVNASRFILRNASALQSLSIHDLFLSDDGQYRCYDLADAGRKQNFTVNIFVRPTLFTVNGPDTVIDEGSVQTLTCTADGGKPPPLVQWHLLGPNTNGTTYVGHDVDTVHANGTISRVNTLRLTLDRTMYKGSVICDASIQYFYQVQQTVVLNVNLAPLAPVFDSFTGLFDDGELRTITCHSNGSRPAAKIFWMLNGVRVNSTFVQVIRNSDDTYLVRGTLIRHLTRNMENQALSCVVTNPVLQKTFIQSLNRSVVLLPNYSPSISADNGTRTVTEGSPLVLHCDIEARPLPNPSQTLWFFNGSPISDSSFNITRVDKSVSRLSTSLHVQHFHRDQSGQYSCQGYNHLGAAKSPPLNVQALYSPICSFSGVQKHAVRIGDDVALTCRVTASPNNVTMRWRYIQSNAPIKTGLLGDVESQAVSSTTIRIDVASNNQYSDIVCIATNIVGDMMFPCMYRIVEPSPPEIPFNCSTKALSDTSVQVECNPGFNGGSPQHFLLQMLDISTERQSFNTISNWSSPLFTVSGLTPGSNYTFRMCSGSSAFARTISCSRPLKVITSAAGVVNKKRVSSPSETSTTPYIIGGVVGFLVLLILISVLAYCLHKKRKRGGNVMRSNQIPWRTNDWLKHRNGTSTGISVIPGAHNEAFEEDIVNAESNKPENAENQQKSIHNHGNEKLRKLEEGDSIRISKLTALTLLALSKEHSSHESEKMVDLDFLDEQVTDLDELSNPRSPGLVLTSGSPRRDFSYSETRLDTIHPGNKALETELNTQLSEETRQMSRSSHVLNEVTPSSVKSINDYINLSYPDRNLKNTVNENESTKEDMEAIKKTFVSRYSLQFLTKNDDSPSLIQNSPASSTSSVSGAGSLRGAPRRQSYTLAISSDEEGTTLAREVLSASSICESSIYDVPMNSGGFEVDEFKTESKETDSEDRAPVNADYEITDIFTSVESGQREQLDNSVLSLGLYGGVERGNITPEKENSGLNHDETKSDSSNEQRDSIGAYF